GGGTGACGGGGCCGACCCGCCCAGGCTGGCCCCTCACGACGGAGAGTAGGTCCCGCGCTACGCTCGGGACGACAAGGAGGTGTGTCGCCCGAACTTCGTGGAGGACGTTAGCCCGGGATGGCCCCGGCCAAGGCGGGGGTCCATCCGTCCTGGCAGCCACTGCTTACCCGCGCGGCACCACGTGCGCGCGCAGCCACTCCGCGAAGCCCTCTTCCGAGATGGCGTCGGTCGCGAGTTCGAGCATCCGCTCCAACGCTGCGATCTCGTCGACGACGAGTTCGAGTCCGTTCATGTCGAGGAAGGTCGCGCACGACGTGAACGCCGTCCGTTTGTTTCCGTCACGATAGCCGTGGTTCTTGGCGAAGCCGAACGCGTACGCCGCGGCCAACCGCGGCAGGTCGCCTTCCACATAGGCGAACAAATTCTGCGGGCGCGCGAGGGCGGACTCGACGAGGTTTTCGTTGTTGACGCCCGACAGCCCGCCGAACAGCGCGAGGCTCGTGTCGTGGAGGTAGTCGACGAGGGCGCGGGTCAGCCACTGCGGCTCCGGCTCGACGGTCGTCGCGTAGGCGGGCGGTGCGCTTTCACGAACGCGATTCATGTGCACCCCTCACGCGTCGGCAAGCGCCTTGAGCGTGTTCCGGTAGCGTCGGAACACCCGCTCGGCGGATTCGAGTCCCTTTGCGAACGCCGGGTCATGCGCGCGGACGACGATGCCGTCTGTCGTCTGCGTCACGTGCACCTCGTCGCCCTCGCGAATGTTGAGCGCCTCGGTCATCGCGCTCGGCAGGGTAAGGCCGAGCGAGTTGCCATGCCGGCGCACCTTCAACGTCGTCGTCACTGGACTACCTCCATTCCGCGTTATACGACTGTACTACGTTGGTCGTACAACCGTACTGCCGAGGAGCACGCGAGGCAAGAAGCACGACGGGCGGGGCTCCTCAGGAGCCCCGCCCGTCGCCGTCCTGACCTCGGCCGAGTCGCTCAGACCGGGAACAGCATCTCCCGGTACTTCGGCAACGGCCACTGCTCGTCCGGCACCACCAACTCCAGCGCGTCGCTCGCCGCCCGCACCGCGGCCATCGCGTCCGCGCCCTCGCTCGTGAGCAGCCGCGCCGTGGCGTCCTCGTCCCCGTGCCCGCCCTCGGCGCGCGCGGTGACCTGGGCGAGCGTCGCGCGCGCCGACTCCAGCGCCTCGATCATCCCGCCCACGCGGTCCGCCGCGGCCGCCTGCGGCACGCGAGTGATGCCTGCCTCCTTCGCGTGCGCCGCCCCGCGCGCGAGCGCGTTCGCGTAGCCGTAGCCGGCCGGCAGCACGAGCGTGTCGACGACCTCGGCCAGCGTGTGCAGCTCGATCAGCATGTCCTTCACGTAGCGCTCGACGCGCACGTGGTAGCGGCTCTGCAGCTCCTCGGCGCTCAGGATCCCCGTGTCCGCAAAGAGCGTCTTCGTCTGCTCGGTCGTCAGCTGCTGCAGCGCCTCGGGCGTGCGGCGCAGGTTGAGGAGCCCGCGCCCCTCCGCCTCCGTCACCCACGCGTCGGCGTAGCCGTTCCCTTCGAAGCGGATCGCGCCCGACGCCTTGAAGCTCTCGCGCACCACGGCGAGCACCGCGTCGTCGATCTCGCCGCCGTTCGACGCGCCGCGCCGCGCGAGCTCGGCGCGCAGCTTGGTCGTCAGGTCGCTCACCGCCTCGGCCACCGCCGCGTTGAGGAGCATCACCGGGAACGCGATGCTCTGCGACGAGCCCACCGCGCGGAACTCGAACTTCACGCCCGTGAACGCGAACGGCGACGTGCGGTTGCGGTCCGTGTTGTCCTTCTCGATCTCGGGCAGCTTCGCGACGCCGAGCCGGATGAGCGCCTGGTCGGCGTGCTCGTGGTCCGTGCCGGCGACGATGTTCTCGATCATCCGCGTGAGCGTCGCGCCCATGAACACCGAGATGATCGCCGGGGGCGCCTCGTTCGCGCCTAACCGGTGCTCGTTGCCCGCGGTCGCGATCCCCGCGCGCAGCAGCCCCTGGTGCTTGTGCACCGCCTGGAGCACGGCCGCGAGGAAGAGCAGGAAGCGCAGGTTCTGGTGCGGCGTCTTGCCCGGCTTGAGCAGGTTGAGCCCGTCGAGGTCGCCGTGGTCGGCCGCGACCGACATCGACCAGTTGCAGTGCTTGCCCGAGCCGTTGATCCCGGCGAACGGCTTCTCGCTGAGGACCGCCTGCAGCCCGTGGCGCAGCGCGACCTTCCGCAGCGTCGCCATGACGAGCTGGTTGTGGTCGACCGCGATGTCCGTCTCCTCGAACCGCGGCGCCATCTCGAACTGGCTCGGCGCGACCTCGTTGTGCCGCGTGATGATCGGGACGCCTAACTTGTAGAGCTCGTGCTCGACCTCCGCGATGCAGGCCTGCACGCGCTCGGGGATCCCGCCGAAGTAGTGGTCCTCGAGCTGCTGGCCGCGCGGCGGCGGCGCGCCGACGAGCGTGCGGCCGGCCATCACGAGGTCGGGGCGCATCGCGAACTGCTGCCGGTCGACGAGGAAGTACTCCTGCTCCGGGCCGAGGGTCGTGTAGACGCGCTGCACGCCGGTGTCGCCTAACAGCGCGAGCAGCTCCGCGGCGCGCTCGGAGAGCACGTCGGAGGAGCGGAGCAGCGGCGTCATCTCGTCGAGCGCCTCGCCGTTGTAGCCGATGAACACCGACGGGATGCAGAGCGTGCGCGTCCCCGGGCCCTCGACGACGAACACCGGGCTCGCCGGGTTCCACGCCGTGTAGCCGCGCGCCTCCCACGTCGCGCGCAGCCCGCCACTCGGGAAGCTCGACGCGTCCGGCTCACTCTGGATGAGCTGCGCCGCGCTGAAGCTCTCGATCGGCTGGCTCTCCTCGTCGAACGAGAGGAAGGCGTCGTGCTTCTCGGCCGTCAGCCCGGTCTGCGGCTGGAACCAGTGCGTGAAATGCGTGACGCCCTTCTCGACCGCCCACTCCTTGATCGCGTCGGCGACGGCGGGCGCGATGTCGGGGTCGAGCTTCTTCCCGAGGCGGATCGCGGCCTGCAGCTTGGCGAACGCCTTCTTCGGCAGCCGGTCGCGCATCTGGCGCGTGCCGAAGGTGTTGACGCCGAAGTACTCGGAAGTCGGCTTCGGCGCGGCGCCGTCGGCGTGGCTGCCGTTGCCGTTGGACGAGGCGCTCGGCAGCGGCCGGGTGACCGGGCGCGCGGCGGCCATGTCGCGCACGGCGACGCGGCGCGAGGAGGTCGTAGCGGTAGACATGAGGGCGGGCGGCGGGAAATGGCGAAGCGCGCCCGGCACGGCGGCGCGCTGAGTTGGCGTCGAGAAGCTACCCGCGTCCGTGCGGAATGTGCACTGTGGCACGCGCACGACGCACCCGGCGGCGTTCGCCGGCGCTGATCTGCCACTCAGGATTGCAATCTGCCCCGCGAAATCTGCGCAGCCGTCGGTCGCGACCTGCGCTAGCGCGAGCCGGCGACTCCCGCGCTTCGCGCCTGCGGCGGGCCGGCCTCGAGCGCGAGTTGGATGCGCTCGATCTGGCGCTCGTTGGGCGTGAGGAGTACGGCGAGAAGGTTGGCCGAGCGCACGAGAGTCGGCGTCGTGGACCAGGTATAGGTCTGGCCGCGCGGCGCGACGCGGGTCGTGTCGAGCGCCGCGACGTCGCGCGCGAGCGCGGCGGTGTCGTCGTAGACGAAGGTGTGTAGCTCACCGAGCCCCAGGTGCACGACCGTGCCGGGCGCATGTAGGAAGGCGAGACGCTCGGGCGCCGCGGTCGTGTCGACGTGTGGGACGAGCCCGGCCTTGTCCAACCGGTCGACGAGGCTGCACACGCGCCAGCGGCCGTCGTGTGGACACTGTCCGGTCGGCCCTCCCGGGCGCGTCGCGAGCCGAGCGGCGGAGCCGGGAGTGGACGACGCCGTCCCGTCGGGCGCGCGCGCGGCGGACTCCCTACCCCCACACGCGCCGGCATACAGCGCGGCGAGCGCGCCCGTCCATGTGCGGCGGTGC
The Gemmatimonadetes bacterium T265 genome window above contains:
- a CDS encoding death-on-curing protein; this encodes MHMNRVRESAPPAYATTVEPEPQWLTRALVDYLHDTSLALFGGLSGVNNENLVESALARPQNLFAYVEGDLPRLAAAYAFGFAKNHGYRDGNKRTAFTSCATFLDMNGLELVVDEIAALERMLELATDAISEEGFAEWLRAHVVPRG
- a CDS encoding addiction module antidote protein, with the translated sequence MTTTLKVRRHGNSLGLTLPSAMTEALNIREGDEVHVTQTTDGIVVRAHDPAFAKGLESAERVFRRYRNTLKALADA
- the glnA gene encoding glutamine synthetase, coding for MRDMAAARPVTRPLPSASSNGNGSHADGAAPKPTSEYFGVNTFGTRQMRDRLPKKAFAKLQAAIRLGKKLDPDIAPAVADAIKEWAVEKGVTHFTHWFQPQTGLTAEKHDAFLSFDEESQPIESFSAAQLIQSEPDASSFPSGGLRATWEARGYTAWNPASPVFVVEGPGTRTLCIPSVFIGYNGEALDEMTPLLRSSDVLSERAAELLALLGDTGVQRVYTTLGPEQEYFLVDRQQFAMRPDLVMAGRTLVGAPPPRGQQLEDHYFGGIPERVQACIAEVEHELYKLGVPIITRHNEVAPSQFEMAPRFEETDIAVDHNQLVMATLRKVALRHGLQAVLSEKPFAGINGSGKHCNWSMSVAADHGDLDGLNLLKPGKTPHQNLRFLLFLAAVLQAVHKHQGLLRAGIATAGNEHRLGANEAPPAIISVFMGATLTRMIENIVAGTDHEHADQALIRLGVAKLPEIEKDNTDRNRTSPFAFTGVKFEFRAVGSSQSIAFPVMLLNAAVAEAVSDLTTKLRAELARRGASNGGEIDDAVLAVVRESFKASGAIRFEGNGYADAWVTEAEGRGLLNLRRTPEALQQLTTEQTKTLFADTGILSAEELQSRYHVRVERYVKDMLIELHTLAEVVDTLVLPAGYGYANALARGAAHAKEAGITRVPQAAAADRVGGMIEALESARATLAQVTARAEGGHGDEDATARLLTSEGADAMAAVRAASDALELVVPDEQWPLPKYREMLFPV